A portion of the Actomonas aquatica genome contains these proteins:
- the coaD gene encoding pantetheine-phosphate adenylyltransferase, with translation MRHCIYPGTFDPVTYGHLDVLRRAAKLFDRVTIAVAHNPGKGPLFQPEQRIEMIGPNITEMPNVDVTTFSGLLVDFAVEQKATAIIRGLRALSDFEFEFNMALMNRHLKAEIETIFVMPAEAFSYTSSHLVKQVAKYGGDVTKFVPANVAAALAEAYRT, from the coding sequence CTACGGCCACCTCGATGTTTTGCGCCGTGCCGCCAAGCTGTTTGACCGCGTCACCATCGCCGTCGCTCACAATCCCGGCAAAGGTCCCCTCTTTCAGCCCGAGCAACGCATCGAGATGATCGGCCCCAACATCACGGAGATGCCCAATGTCGATGTGACCACCTTCTCCGGCCTGCTCGTCGACTTCGCCGTCGAACAAAAAGCCACCGCCATCATCCGCGGTCTGCGTGCGCTCTCCGACTTTGAGTTCGAGTTCAACATGGCCCTCATGAACCGCCACCTGAAGGCCGAGATTGAAACCATCTTTGTCATGCCGGCCGAGGCGTTCAGCTATACCAGCTCCCACCTCGTCAAGCAGGTCGCCAAATACGGCGGCGACGTCACGAAGTTTGTCCCCGCCAACGTCGCCGCAGCCCTCGCCGAGGCCTACCGCACGTAA
- a CDS encoding M14 family zinc carboxypeptidase — MIATLFSWSRCKWVGALVALTVSLGAQEPTPYLPVAETPFDFRAGWTLDEALPAPETVLGYAVGEAYADYGAVLRLVDRYRGSERLMIEPTGMTNERRPMQVLVISSPENLARLEEIKAANQRLVDGRAPLSGRALDRAVAKQPIIVWLGYNIHGDEAAGTEAAMQVLYTLLASRSAEVEALLRDVVVVMNPCQNPDGRERFVVWANAHGIGRPERFAWEKENPWNVQGRYNHYYFDLNRDMIALSQVESRNTAAAYLEWMPQVAADHHGETKEYFFPPAMLPINPQLPREQTERWQDVFGRANAAAFDAQHWLYYVRDDFDIFYPGYWDSWPSLQGATGMTYETSGGGKRGRNYRRDDGTTMTLRQAIAKHFVASMTTIRTAAANRDARLRDFHAAFVDAVAVGRQGEMQQVFLPGLPFEHPLSALLRGQGIEVQQLNERVRLTGARDFEGRDVSEIELAPGTLVVDLAQPRGPLARALLQTHSQMDAAFVERQLAKVERNRERGDNAPEDDYEFYDQTAWSLPLLFGVEAYQTATPVDLASVATTARSKSGLPPVAVKPALSVKDATAWVLPVDQAGMKERALSLLRAGYRVSAAVKPLQVGNQSFPAGSLVVRAERNPADVVARLGPFSLDGQAAGVVPVHGTFTEDGSTGVGSVAMMALKVPKVIVAAGDPVTPASYGAMYHLLDTLGVVDYVPVAADRLGSLDLSGFNVVILPSAWSGRWSDAFDEDGRAHLRSWMEQGGTLICLGGAAEFAVDADTGWTDTRLVGVADGEDEEVAFDDQVLPLPGALLRATIEPEHFLSFGYAQTELPYFADGDAFFQPSTTGTNVVRFADENLWVSGHIWPENTERLLARAAAVIDEPIGDGHLILFSDEPGYRAMWHASVPMLLNALLYAPGLQNDVGSYVR; from the coding sequence ATGATCGCTACGCTATTTTCCTGGTCTCGTTGTAAGTGGGTGGGCGCGCTGGTCGCGCTGACCGTCAGCCTGGGGGCGCAGGAGCCCACGCCGTATCTGCCGGTGGCGGAGACGCCCTTCGACTTCCGCGCGGGTTGGACCTTGGACGAGGCGTTGCCGGCGCCGGAGACCGTGCTGGGTTATGCCGTGGGGGAGGCCTACGCCGATTACGGCGCGGTGCTGCGGCTGGTGGATCGTTACCGCGGCAGCGAACGCCTGATGATTGAGCCCACGGGCATGACCAACGAACGGCGGCCGATGCAGGTGCTGGTGATCTCTTCGCCGGAAAACCTCGCCCGCCTCGAGGAGATCAAAGCGGCCAACCAACGATTGGTCGACGGGCGGGCTCCGCTCAGCGGACGAGCGCTCGATCGCGCGGTGGCGAAGCAGCCGATCATCGTGTGGCTCGGTTACAACATCCACGGCGACGAGGCGGCGGGCACGGAGGCGGCGATGCAGGTGCTCTACACCTTGCTCGCGTCGCGGAGCGCCGAAGTGGAGGCGCTGCTGCGCGACGTGGTGGTGGTGATGAACCCCTGCCAGAACCCGGATGGTCGGGAACGTTTTGTGGTGTGGGCCAACGCCCACGGCATCGGCCGGCCGGAGCGTTTTGCGTGGGAGAAGGAGAACCCGTGGAACGTGCAGGGTCGCTACAATCACTACTACTTTGACCTCAACCGCGACATGATCGCGCTCTCGCAGGTGGAGAGTCGCAACACCGCCGCGGCCTACCTCGAGTGGATGCCGCAGGTGGCGGCGGACCATCATGGCGAAACCAAAGAGTATTTCTTCCCGCCGGCGATGCTGCCGATCAATCCGCAGTTGCCGCGCGAGCAGACGGAACGCTGGCAGGACGTGTTTGGCCGCGCCAACGCGGCGGCCTTCGACGCGCAGCACTGGCTCTACTACGTGCGTGACGACTTCGACATTTTTTACCCGGGTTACTGGGACAGCTGGCCGTCGCTCCAAGGCGCCACCGGCATGACCTACGAGACCAGCGGCGGGGGCAAACGAGGCCGCAATTATCGGCGCGACGACGGCACGACGATGACGCTGCGCCAAGCCATCGCGAAACACTTTGTGGCGAGCATGACGACGATCCGCACGGCGGCGGCGAACCGCGATGCGCGGTTGCGCGACTTCCACGCGGCGTTTGTTGATGCTGTGGCCGTCGGTCGGCAGGGGGAGATGCAGCAGGTGTTTCTGCCGGGTTTGCCTTTCGAACACCCGCTCAGCGCGTTGTTGCGCGGGCAGGGGATCGAAGTGCAACAGCTCAACGAGCGCGTGCGGCTGACTGGGGCGCGCGACTTTGAAGGTCGCGACGTGAGTGAGATCGAGTTGGCGCCGGGCACCTTGGTGGTGGATCTGGCGCAGCCGCGCGGGCCGTTGGCGCGGGCGCTGTTGCAGACGCATTCGCAGATGGACGCGGCGTTTGTCGAGCGGCAGTTGGCCAAGGTGGAGCGCAATCGCGAGCGCGGGGACAACGCGCCCGAGGACGACTACGAGTTTTACGATCAGACGGCGTGGAGCCTGCCGTTGCTGTTTGGCGTGGAGGCTTACCAAACGGCGACGCCGGTCGACCTGGCGTCGGTCGCGACGACAGCGCGATCGAAGAGCGGGTTGCCGCCGGTGGCAGTGAAGCCGGCGCTGTCGGTGAAGGACGCGACGGCGTGGGTGCTGCCGGTCGACCAAGCGGGCATGAAGGAGCGCGCGCTGAGCTTGTTGCGCGCGGGCTACCGCGTGTCGGCGGCGGTCAAACCGTTGCAGGTCGGCAATCAGAGTTTCCCGGCCGGATCTTTGGTGGTGCGGGCGGAGCGCAATCCGGCGGATGTGGTGGCGCGGCTCGGGCCGTTCAGTCTCGACGGCCAAGCTGCCGGAGTAGTGCCGGTGCACGGCACGTTCACTGAGGACGGCAGCACCGGCGTGGGTTCGGTGGCGATGATGGCGCTCAAAGTGCCCAAGGTGATCGTGGCGGCGGGAGATCCCGTGACGCCGGCCAGCTATGGGGCGATGTATCATCTTTTGGATACGCTGGGCGTGGTGGACTACGTGCCGGTGGCGGCGGATCGGCTGGGGTCGCTCGACCTGAGCGGCTTCAACGTCGTGATTCTGCCGTCGGCGTGGTCGGGTCGCTGGTCGGACGCCTTCGACGAAGACGGTCGGGCGCACCTGCGGTCGTGGATGGAGCAAGGCGGCACGCTCATCTGTCTGGGCGGCGCGGCGGAGTTTGCGGTCGACGCCGACACGGGCTGGACCGACACGCGGCTGGTGGGTGTCGCGGACGGCGAGGACGAAGAGGTCGCGTTTGACGATCAGGTGCTGCCGCTGCCGGGGGCGTTGCTGCGGGCCACGATCGAGCCGGAGCACTTCCTGAGTTTTGGTTATGCGCAGACGGAGCTGCCGTATTTCGCCGATGGGGACGCGTTCTTCCAACCATCCACGACCGGCACGAATGTGGTGCGGTTTGCTGACGAGAACCTGTGGGTGTCGGGCCACATCTGGCCGGAGAATACGGAGCGCCTACTGGCGAGGGCGGCGGCGGTGATCGACGAGCCGATCGGCGACGGCCACTTGATTCTGTTCAGCGACGAGCCGGGCTACCGGGCGATGTGGCACGCGTCGGTGCCGATGTTGCTCAACGCGTTGCTCTACGCGCCGGGCTTGCAGAACGACGTGGGCAGTTACGTGCGGTAG
- a CDS encoding pyridoxal phosphate-dependent aminotransferase, translating to MSQAPSPLSTWALNVSPSPTLAVDAKAKALKAAGEDVCGFAAGEPDFDTPDHIKEAAAQALRDGKTKYAPTPGIPPLREALAAKYADVYGLETKPAQVVVSPGGKFSCYLTILALCSPGDEVIVPAPFWVSYPEMVKLAGATPKVVVATDATGFKLTPDMVEAAITPKSKLIILNSPSNPSGAVYTREELEAITAVAVKHNLYIMSDEIYEHLLYDGVTHVSPASFSAEARERTIIVSGFAKTFSMTGWRLGTIVAPTPIATAIADLQSQMTSNATTFAQWGALAAYTEWDKTKAALDEMLVAFDRRRKLVHAGLNAISGIDCQLAQGAFYLFPNVSSFGVPDMEFCSRLLESEKVAAVPGSAFGTEGFLRISYATSDETLQKGLDRLARFCGSL from the coding sequence ATGAGCCAAGCCCCCTCCCCATTATCCACCTGGGCCCTGAATGTCTCGCCGTCGCCGACGCTTGCTGTCGACGCCAAGGCCAAGGCCCTGAAAGCAGCCGGTGAAGACGTCTGTGGGTTCGCCGCCGGTGAGCCCGACTTCGACACCCCTGATCACATCAAGGAGGCCGCGGCGCAGGCGCTGCGGGATGGTAAAACCAAATACGCCCCGACCCCCGGCATCCCGCCGCTGCGCGAGGCGTTGGCCGCGAAATACGCCGACGTCTACGGCCTGGAGACGAAGCCGGCTCAAGTGGTCGTGAGTCCGGGTGGCAAGTTCTCCTGTTACCTTACGATCCTCGCGCTGTGCTCGCCGGGTGACGAGGTGATCGTGCCGGCGCCGTTTTGGGTGAGTTATCCCGAGATGGTGAAGCTGGCGGGGGCGACGCCCAAGGTGGTCGTGGCGACCGATGCGACCGGCTTTAAGCTCACGCCGGACATGGTCGAAGCGGCGATCACGCCGAAGAGCAAACTGATCATTCTCAATTCACCCTCCAATCCGTCTGGTGCAGTTTACACCCGTGAGGAGTTGGAGGCCATCACGGCCGTCGCGGTGAAGCACAACCTCTACATCATGTCGGACGAAATCTATGAGCACCTGCTCTACGATGGCGTCACGCATGTTTCGCCGGCGTCGTTTTCGGCCGAAGCGCGGGAGCGCACCATCATCGTCTCCGGCTTCGCCAAAACCTTTTCGATGACGGGTTGGCGCTTGGGCACGATTGTCGCGCCGACGCCGATCGCCACCGCGATCGCCGATCTGCAGAGCCAAATGACGTCCAATGCCACCACCTTCGCCCAGTGGGGCGCGCTCGCGGCGTATACCGAGTGGGACAAAACGAAGGCGGCGCTCGATGAGATGCTGGTGGCCTTCGACCGTCGACGTAAACTGGTCCACGCCGGACTCAACGCCATCTCCGGTATCGACTGTCAGCTCGCTCAGGGCGCGTTCTACCTTTTCCCGAACGTCTCCAGTTTTGGCGTGCCCGACATGGAGTTCTGCTCGCGTTTGCTGGAGAGCGAAAAGGTTGCCGCCGTGCCGGGCAGTGCGTTTGGCACCGAAGGGTTCCTGCGCATCAGTTACGCGACTTCGGACGAGACCCTGCAAAAGGGCTTGGATCGTCTGGCCCGCTTCTGCGGTTCGCTCTGA
- a CDS encoding inositol monophosphatase family protein, giving the protein MSEATTATDSDLQRRIATAKTVVLGQVDCLHENLGQVSSQWKADGSRVTAIDHAISRAILAAVAEAHPEDRGFSEELLTDRVLEADSRFTWVLDPIDGTNNFATGLAQCAISLALLEHGEPVYGVIYDAARRVLMHGGPGIGMWDGAEAVRVRPGPLGSKSVIGFHSPHAQGEFPGHGEALVSRYKIRALGSSALHLAYVAAGLFDGVVDHNVKLWDIAAGIAMVRGAGGDVTFIANSPLPLRRFDLEMPRTFYVGGSESTRCELVAALS; this is encoded by the coding sequence ATGTCCGAAGCCACGACTGCCACCGATTCTGATCTGCAACGACGTATCGCCACCGCCAAGACGGTGGTGCTCGGTCAGGTTGACTGCCTGCACGAAAATCTGGGGCAGGTCAGCAGCCAATGGAAGGCGGACGGCAGTCGGGTGACGGCGATCGACCATGCGATTTCGCGCGCGATTCTGGCGGCGGTGGCGGAGGCCCATCCGGAGGACCGTGGGTTCAGCGAGGAGTTGCTCACCGATCGGGTGTTGGAGGCTGACAGTCGTTTCACTTGGGTGCTGGATCCGATCGACGGCACCAACAACTTTGCCACCGGCCTGGCGCAGTGTGCGATCTCGTTGGCCCTGCTGGAACATGGCGAGCCGGTGTATGGGGTAATCTATGACGCCGCCCGGCGCGTGCTGATGCATGGCGGGCCAGGGATCGGCATGTGGGATGGCGCAGAGGCTGTGCGGGTGCGTCCGGGACCGTTGGGATCGAAGTCGGTGATCGGTTTCCACAGCCCGCATGCGCAGGGAGAATTTCCCGGCCACGGCGAAGCGCTGGTCAGCCGTTACAAGATTCGGGCGCTCGGCAGCAGTGCGTTGCACTTGGCTTACGTGGCCGCCGGCCTGTTCGACGGCGTGGTCGATCACAACGTGAAGTTGTGGGATATCGCGGCAGGCATCGCGATGGTGCGCGGTGCGGGAGGAGACGTGACGTTCATCGCGAATTCGCCGCTGCCGTTACGACGTTTCGACCTCGAAATGCCGCGCACGTTTTATGTGGGCGGAAGTGAATCGACGCGGTGTGAATTGGTGGCTGCGCTCTCCTAA
- a CDS encoding FmdB family transcriptional regulator, translated as MPIYEYYCPDNNTVYQFYAKSLAQGQTVPKCPDNPKFKMSKMVSGFAITKGGSSDEPPPDVGGGAGGDPDDPRMEAAMAAMESEFANVDENDPKAMGRMMRRMSELTGEKLDGEMEEVVRKLEEGADPDSLEDMMGDESGGDGMDPYGDPMGMGGMGGGPEGGAPEPKEKRHRFRSRLRPPRRDPQLYDYE; from the coding sequence ATGCCTATTTACGAGTATTACTGTCCCGACAATAACACCGTCTACCAGTTCTACGCCAAGTCGCTGGCCCAAGGTCAGACGGTGCCCAAATGCCCCGACAACCCGAAGTTTAAGATGAGCAAGATGGTCTCGGGTTTCGCCATCACCAAGGGCGGCAGCAGCGACGAGCCGCCGCCGGACGTCGGGGGAGGAGCAGGCGGCGATCCGGACGATCCGCGCATGGAGGCCGCGATGGCGGCGATGGAAAGTGAGTTTGCCAACGTCGACGAAAACGACCCCAAGGCGATGGGGCGCATGATGCGCCGCATGTCCGAACTCACCGGCGAAAAGCTCGATGGTGAAATGGAAGAAGTCGTGCGCAAGTTGGAGGAGGGGGCCGATCCCGATTCGCTCGAAGACATGATGGGCGATGAGTCCGGCGGCGACGGCATGGATCCCTACGGCGATCCCATGGGCATGGGCGGCATGGGAGGCGGGCCGGAAGGAGGCGCCCCCGAGCCCAAGGAAAAGCGGCACCGCTTCCGCAGTCGCCTGCGGCCGCCGCGCCGCGATCCGCAGCTCTACGATTACGAGTGA
- a CDS encoding DUF3179 domain-containing protein has translation MVFLGASALLNPLVAATINGFNIDERSVPATHLVRAAPAKDSIQAIMEPQWGDLTAGDWLADTDEVLSITMGEETRAYPLRILVWHEVVNDQFGDIPVAITYSALSGSGIAFAPGNNPDGSTRTFGVSGVLYNSCLLMYDHATESLWSQMGMASIAGEANETALELLPVRRMSWAAWKQAFPAGKVLTRETGFAVDYLGDWPYGDYAFDRATIFPFDVNRNEFSTKERVVGYVGEDAQRCWPLAKLQEKGQLYDAIGAQTIKVTYNADTGDVLVQDMTTRENLPVISCFWFAWQAFHADTSVWIPLR, from the coding sequence GTGGTGTTTCTCGGCGCCTCGGCCCTCCTGAACCCGTTGGTCGCGGCCACCATCAACGGTTTTAACATTGATGAACGTTCGGTGCCGGCGACGCACCTGGTGCGTGCGGCTCCCGCCAAAGACAGTATTCAGGCGATCATGGAACCGCAGTGGGGTGACCTCACGGCGGGTGATTGGCTGGCGGATACCGATGAGGTTTTGAGCATCACGATGGGGGAGGAGACCCGAGCCTATCCGCTGCGCATTCTGGTATGGCACGAGGTGGTGAATGACCAGTTCGGCGACATCCCGGTGGCGATCACCTACAGTGCGTTGAGCGGTTCGGGCATCGCGTTCGCGCCGGGCAACAATCCCGACGGTTCGACGCGGACTTTCGGGGTGTCGGGCGTGCTCTATAACAGTTGCCTGCTGATGTATGACCATGCGACGGAGAGCCTGTGGTCGCAGATGGGGATGGCGTCGATCGCGGGCGAGGCCAACGAAACGGCGTTGGAACTCCTTCCGGTGCGACGCATGTCCTGGGCTGCTTGGAAGCAGGCTTTTCCGGCCGGCAAAGTGCTGACCCGCGAGACAGGCTTTGCGGTGGATTACCTTGGTGACTGGCCCTACGGCGACTACGCGTTCGATCGCGCGACGATCTTTCCCTTCGATGTAAACCGTAACGAGTTTAGCACCAAGGAGCGAGTGGTGGGATACGTGGGCGAGGACGCGCAACGTTGCTGGCCGCTGGCGAAGCTGCAGGAGAAGGGACAACTCTACGATGCGATCGGCGCTCAGACGATCAAAGTAACCTACAACGCCGATACGGGGGACGTGCTGGTGCAGGATATGACGACGCGCGAGAACTTGCCGGTCATTTCCTGCTTCTGGTTCGCCTGGCAGGCGTTTCACGCCGACACCTCCGTCTGGATTCCGCTGCGCTGA
- a CDS encoding Y-family DNA polymerase, producing MKPAAIVHLDADAFFVSVELALRPELRGKKVAVGGRSRGIISSASYEARAAGVYTPMPTQRALRACPDLILLPHEGDYAGVSRRMFDLCEEVTPLVQRNSIDEGYLDLGPCGLADDAAVEARTRQLQRRIWDVLQIPVSMGIAANRLVAQVASKLRKPRGFVVVPRGGEAAFMAPLDIGVLPGIGQKTQERLANRGVHRIGDVVDRGEAELASLFGRDWREWLARCRGEDDRPVNPERGEAKSYSQQETFGEDIRDVAAIEAIAKGMVDSLLPKVRADGKRVRTLTLLVRYPDFTQESVGRSLPEASDLETAFYALIPKLVKQAWTQRRPLRLISIKVSGVEDGARQLDIFGETDERRRRLAGYLDRLNAAGGANVLHGHQLEAPGAGRRRGIGSPRRP from the coding sequence GTGAAACCCGCTGCCATTGTCCACCTCGATGCCGATGCGTTTTTTGTTTCGGTCGAGCTGGCGCTGCGGCCGGAGTTGCGGGGTAAAAAGGTCGCGGTGGGCGGGCGGAGTCGGGGCATCATTTCTTCGGCCAGTTATGAGGCGCGGGCGGCCGGGGTTTACACGCCGATGCCGACACAGCGGGCGCTGCGGGCGTGTCCGGATTTGATTTTGTTACCGCATGAAGGCGACTACGCCGGGGTGTCGCGGCGCATGTTTGACCTGTGTGAGGAGGTGACGCCGCTGGTGCAGCGCAACTCGATCGACGAGGGGTATCTGGATCTGGGGCCCTGTGGTTTGGCCGATGATGCGGCGGTGGAGGCGCGCACGCGGCAGTTGCAGCGGCGGATTTGGGACGTGTTGCAGATTCCGGTTTCGATGGGCATCGCGGCCAATCGGCTCGTGGCTCAGGTGGCGAGCAAGCTGCGCAAGCCGCGTGGGTTCGTGGTGGTGCCACGGGGTGGGGAAGCGGCGTTTATGGCGCCGCTTGATATTGGGGTGTTGCCCGGGATCGGCCAGAAGACGCAGGAACGTTTGGCGAACCGCGGCGTGCATCGGATCGGTGACGTGGTGGATCGCGGGGAGGCCGAACTGGCGTCGTTGTTTGGGCGGGACTGGCGGGAATGGCTGGCGCGGTGTCGGGGCGAGGATGATCGGCCAGTGAACCCGGAGCGAGGCGAGGCCAAGAGCTATTCGCAGCAGGAGACCTTTGGGGAGGACATCCGCGACGTCGCGGCGATCGAGGCTATCGCCAAAGGGATGGTGGACTCGTTGCTCCCCAAGGTGCGGGCAGACGGGAAGCGCGTGCGCACGCTCACGCTGCTGGTGCGATACCCGGATTTTACCCAGGAGTCAGTCGGGCGGAGCCTGCCGGAGGCGTCGGATCTTGAGACGGCGTTTTATGCGCTGATTCCCAAGTTGGTGAAACAGGCCTGGACGCAGCGGCGACCGCTTCGGTTAATCAGCATCAAAGTGTCGGGGGTGGAGGACGGTGCCCGACAGCTCGACATCTTCGGCGAGACTGACGAACGGCGGCGCCGATTGGCGGGCTATCTTGACCGACTGAATGCTGCCGGCGGAGCCAATGTGCTGCACGGGCATCAGTTGGAAGCGCCGGGGGCGGGACGGCGGCGGGGGATCGGCTCGCCGCGGCGTCCGTAG
- a CDS encoding DUF4252 domain-containing protein has protein sequence MIASLKKITAAVTVASVLAVSAFAASPGYVDFDQMSDGSGDKYVEVDINGSLLRLAAAFTQNDEPEVAALLNNLERVRVNVFGVNDDNRAATLERMESLRGKLANEGWEQVVTVRENSGDNVAVFIKQAEGETIHGVVVTVMSGDGEAVLVNVVGDVAIEQIAKLGDSLDIKPLRELKLKEAHGKSA, from the coding sequence ATGATCGCTTCTCTCAAAAAAATCACCGCTGCCGTTACGGTTGCTTCTGTCCTCGCTGTTTCCGCCTTCGCCGCTTCGCCGGGTTATGTTGATTTCGATCAGATGTCGGACGGCTCCGGCGACAAGTATGTCGAGGTCGACATCAACGGATCCCTCCTGCGCCTCGCCGCGGCGTTCACGCAGAATGACGAACCCGAAGTCGCGGCCTTGCTCAACAACTTGGAGCGCGTGCGGGTAAACGTTTTCGGCGTGAACGACGACAATCGCGCGGCGACGCTCGAGCGTATGGAAAGCCTGCGCGGCAAGCTGGCCAACGAAGGCTGGGAGCAGGTCGTAACGGTGCGCGAGAACAGCGGCGACAACGTCGCGGTCTTCATCAAGCAGGCCGAGGGTGAAACCATCCACGGTGTGGTCGTCACGGTCATGAGCGGCGACGGTGAAGCCGTGCTCGTCAACGTGGTCGGTGACGTCGCGATCGAGCAGATCGCGAAGCTCGGCGACTCCCTCGACATCAAGCCGCTGCGCGAGCTCAAGCTCAAGGAAGCGCACGGCAAGTCGGCCTGA